The window AAGTAACAAATTTTAATTATTCTAGATATGTGCTAGCGGCTcactttttttcgaaaaggaggactccccggcctctgcatcagaacgatgcatacggccaccttAATAAATAAGCAAATAGGTTCAAATAAGGTCTTACAGTTTCAAACAAAAGTAACGgcaagctcacaaagagccacaaTGCCAAAAACACAAAAGCCAAGAGGCCACAACcggctagcataacaaagataggacaactaatcgcctatcctattacatgaccgtcatccaaaccggttgaagatatcccgtgctaccatctcccaccagaTAGATCCAGTAACAAACGCTcgttggcctccgtcggagtgagtaacgaccacatacggatcagcgcagtggctcggaataaaacctgcaaaaaataaatatttgttgttctgttaaaaaccgaatcatttctgcagttccaaattgccctcaaaaaagcacatactcctacaagaatgtgtctagctgtttcggactctatcccaacaagacacgttccaaataacgtactAACAGAATTTGAAGGAGTAATGTTAAAAGCAATGTGCACCGTCTGCCACAAAATTTTGGCCAACGGACAATAAAAAAAAGATGTTCGATAATTTCCCGATCACAAAAACCACACCTAGTAGACCCTGTCCAACTGGCGGCTCACTTGGACGCTGCAGCTGCTGCCTCTCGTGCCTTGGCAAACTCAAGCAACCTGGCCACGTCCGGCAGGGCGGCCGCGGCTGCGTCGAGCTCGATGAAGCGCTCTACCCATGCGGCCAGGAGCGGAGTCTTGGCGGCCTCGAAAATCTTGTCACCGGACAGCACCTCGGTCACTTTCATCCACGACAGCACGCCTCCCAGCGCTACGTCGACGAGCCCTACGCCGTCGCCGCCGAAGAAGCCCCCTCCCTTGGAGCATTCCCTCAGGGCTCCTTCAAGAATCTCCACCGCCGCGAAGGCCTGCTTCTTTCCCTCGGATTTCTCCTCCTCTGTCTTGCCCCTCAACCACTGCCTCCATGGGGCTACCAGCTGAAACACAGAGAAAAATAATGGTCAAAGTTGCTCGTTGGATATCTAAAAGTAAAGGAACGGAGACAAGTAGTTCAAGTAAGTGAAGATAATTTAAACCTTGTCGTCAACGTAGGCCATCCAGAAGCGAGCAATGGCGCGCTCGTAGGGGTCCGCTGGGAGAAGGGACGGGCCGGTGCCGGCGAACACTTCGTCGATGTACTGCAGAATGATCATGGACTCGCAGACCGGGGCGCCGTTGTGGATGAGCACTGGTATCTTCTTGTGCACCGGGTTGGACTTGAGGAGAAGCTCGCTCTTCTTGTACAGGTCCTCCTCCACGTCCTCGTAGCTCAGGCCCTTCAGGGCGAGTGCCAGCTTCACCCTGGTAACAAACGGGCTTGGCCATGTGCCGAGCAGCTTCAGGTCATCTCGTCCGGCCATCTCTAACTACCTCGATcgatgttgtgtgtgtgtgtgtgtgttttgaagACCTTGTGCTTGTGCTTATTTTCGATGGATGTGTTTTGAAGACCTTGTGCTTGTGCTTATTTTCGATGGATGTTTCACAGGTGGATAAACTGTTTATATAGTGTCTATGGACAACATATGTATGCGTCATCCCTGATGCTACTTCGAGGACAGTGTCATCCGTGATGCCTGGGCGATGAGCATATGAGCCTGTGTCTACTAGTCCGGCTATGAATTTTTAAAACTTTTACTAAAAATCAGTTTCCTTCAATCATGCTTGACTGGAGATGAGCCTGTCTTAATTACTAGTATTTTTTATGCACCACCTGCTGATGCCTCCCATCGCGCAAGCCCTTCCGTCAGCACACCGTCCATCCAGATGTCAATTTTTCGACTTTGCTGCGAGCAGATGATTAAAAATACCGTAGCTACcctcgttcggaattacttgtcataaaaatagatataaaataaatatatttagaactaaaatacgttcAGAAACAATCATTTCTTCGTCAAGTATCTCCCGATGGAGAGAGTATTTACAATAAAATTCGCCTCATTTGTCACTAAATGTGGAGGTTGTATCTGAATTAAAATTTCAGttctgctaaagcacatctagatgtgctctaaggatTGCACATCTTAGTACTATGTCATTGATTTTATCTAAGACTCATGCAAGCATTTCTTTTGTCTTTTTCCTTTCTTTCTAGTTTAATTGACTCgcttagatgtgcaataattagGGCAGACAAAACCTTAAAATTTCAATGACATAATTTAAAGAGACCACCTATTCAACGGTTGCCTTTTTTTTGTTGCTTTTCGTCGATTTCGCTCAATCCAAACCTTCTGaagattcttcttggccagctccagatcaaggttgaggctgatctgtttcttctccaactcagcaaaccgggccccgagctcacaagatttctgcggtcAGCAAACAAGGCACGTCAGTCTACAGAAACAAAGGTTAATCTCAGCAAAAAAAGTGTTCTAAgactaccgctgaatcaaaatattcaacagtagtctcgcggACTACGCCAAGTggatgcacttggcgtgcccctacTGGTCCAGTTTACCACTCAGCATGGTCTGCCAAGCATGAGTATGCAAAAAAATAGAGGGATTCAAAGACCacagccgactaccagcagtcgaccgtggtctccggGACTACACCTAgttggtgcactctgcgtgcccccgctGGTCTGGATTCCACTCGAAACAAGCTATTCAACCGAGTGAAAGAACAATGAAGTGACATTCGACAAAGACCCCCGTCGAATCAAACATCCGACGGCGGACTTCGGGATCAAATTGAGAGATCAGTCCGAAATCAACTGACCTTGACATTAACACGCAGAGCAGAGCTGGCGTTGTGGGCAGCCTGgctggcctcgtgcaccaccttcatctgctccatcataacGTTTGCTTGGAGTATGGCTTCCTTGGCGGCACCCGCCGGGTCATTTGGAGTGTGATGTGCAGCAAAGAGCGACGATGGCAGTACAGTCAGAGCAATCACAGGATCTGAAGCATGGAACTGTGTAGGAGAAGCAGAGAATTGAGCAATCGACGCCGAGGGATGGTCAGTCGACACAAGattggcaaaagaaatagtggccCGAGTCGGATCTCCGAATCACTCGACCACCGTCTCTGGTGCCGATGTCGACTGAGGCTCCTGGCCTACAACCGTCCTCCCGCTcgaagccctgcccctccttcctGTATTCTTCTAAGGCGCTTCTTCATCGTCGTCTGGAAGTTTAATGACGTCCCGTGGGGCTACACAAAATGCAACCATAGAGGCTCAATTGACCAGCAATTCAGTCGACAAAACAAGCACAAGATTACAGGATCGTACCAGCTTTGGAAGTTGCCGCAtcttcagtctcctcatcatcttaAGCCTTGTCAATATCCATGGAAGTCCCGGAAGTTGCAGCACTGAAAAATTCATAGCCCACTCGGTCATAGCTGAAGTATGAGTCAGTAGGAGAACACAGAGACAgaacactcacgcagaagcgacgggaacgtccatcttgatcctgggcaaggtcttctgaggctttgaaggggaaaccttgggctgcttggtgacCTTTTCTGACGGCTCCGGTCCGAGTGCGCTTATGCACTTGCGTGCTCGGAGCCACAGCCTTGTTGCGGCCTCCCGCTGGATCATGAGACTGCTTGGATCGGCGCTCTGTGCGAGGTGGTGAGTCGACCTCCTCTTCTTCGTCGTCTGACTCATCactctcttcctcatcatcatcatcagaagaTTGCCAGTCGGCGCTCTCCTCTGCGCTATCTGCTTCCTCCTGGACTTGCTCCTGGGCTTGCTCCCTGTTCGACATCGAATACATCTTAGTATAGACCTGCAAGGCAAGAAGTTAATCAAACATCAGTCATATTCAAAGACGGTTGCAAGACAGAATGAAGTACACTCGGTAATAAGGATCGGACCTTGTCCGGCTGGTTGTCAATGTTGAATGGATCGACTTTCCTGGCCCCCCTAGGGTTATCTTTGTTTTCGGTAATGCTCTTCAGCCACAGGGCCACCATCTCGTCggggacctcctctgggtggacccgagcggtgtcattgGAGCCCAAGTACATCCACATCGAATGATCACGGGCTTGTAGcagctggatgcatcgactgagaaacACTTCCAATAAATCCATGTCAGTTACGCCCTGACGGACCAACTGAACTACCCTCTCGACTAACATGTTTGTCTCTACTCTCTCCGCTTTGGTCACAATCAGTGAACAAGGTTGCTGGACTCGATCTAGGGTAAAGGGAGGAAGATCGGTCGACTGACCGGGGGTCGGAATGTCTGGCAGTAGAACAAGGTCAACTGCCAGCCcctaaccgactcaggaagggtcaaagggggaaaagtgctcctcttcctcatctgaatccctaaacccccgcacatTTGAATCACATGCATCCTCTCGTCAGTCGGATTTTCCTTCTTCACGGTTTGGGAACGAACTGTGAAaatatgtttgaagagaccccagtgcggtctacagcccaagaagttttcgcacatagaaacgaatgcagcaaggtatgtgatggtgttgggagagaaatggTGAAGCTGAGCACCGAAAAAGTTCTGAAACCCTGTAAGAAAGGATGCGGGGCAAGGGAgaacccacggtcgacatgggtggcaaggaggacgcactcacccgccCGCGGCTGAGGCtctatctcgtcccccggcagcctcgaAGTCCCGTCAGCAATCAAGCCCATGGAGGCCAGATCTTCCAGATCCTCTGGCCGGAGCGTGGTTCGGatccagtccccctggatccaaccaggCGGCATCCCAGACCTTGACGATGATCCCCGACTCGTTTTCTTGCCCTTCGCTGTCGTCGTCGCTTTCTTCGCTCACTCCAGTGCCGCCGTCTTATCCTTCACCACTGTGGCAGGCTGCGCACGGGCGGAGCGACGGCGTCAAGGGCGAAAGAGGacgcggtggagaagcagaggaagaagaaggggaatgggAGTGCACTGTGCAAATGCATCGGCCTTGACACCTTTTATGGgcctacttccgagtggctgacgagtgggcccgagcgatcctgtcaaatcccgcaatagtcacGCACCGAACACGCGGCGAAAAAGGTGGCATAGAAATCGAGGCGCCCATGTCTATCCGTCCCGTTTACTGTGGCGCGCTCCacctcgcgcgcttccccaaattttcagatcccgtgagatccgggaaccGCAGTAACCAATCGTGCCGAAGATTTCAcaccatatcaacactcgaaggTTGCCAGCATAAGTTCAGTCGACgacctctgaatcgatcaaggTGACTGAAATGAAGTCGAAGTTTCAGCATGAACCTCGAGCTCAACAAGAATGCCTATGAAGCATAAGAGTCAAGTCAAGGTCAACTTCAACTCGCtatcggacctcaatccattcgggggctaatgacgatgccatGAACCTATGATAGGGTCATAggtctgacctatacgccctacccaaggtcagtaCCCTAGAGTCAAGGACATTCAAAGTATAGCAAGAAGTACTGACTGAagccgtcgagtgcaatccactcgaccagtcacctcacCCGGATACCCCAATTTCACTCGACCTGGATGGAGTCATTTGACCATACAGGAAACCACTCGTagtacagaagacctagagtcactcatgatggcaacggtcaggcgttcactctgtagtcttaaagatcattaatagcattTTATAGCCGGCGTTACCACTAACGctctgtcttaatgtacattgaacccctgtaacggaggacgcctggggtcctggcgcagtctatataagccaccccctcctctgggacaagggttcgcaccccttgtaacacacccatattccagtcgaccgtcttagggcaccgagacgtagggcttttacctccttcaagaggggcctgaactcgtaaacttgtgCGTACAATCTCGCCGTaactagggccttgcctcctcatacgtaccccctactcttactgtcataCTTACAACCACGACAGATAGTTAGTGATATTCTATTTAAGCTAATCTCTTGTCTCTATCTCCCCTTGTAGTCCTCCTGCGGTTAGCCTGGCTGCCGAATACTGTAACCTACGAGAGACATCTCTCGATCAGATCAATATAAACCAATGTGAGTCCTCTATTTGAGAGTTGAGATGCTTCCACAATCTTCACATGGTAATCAAAGCCTCCCTCTTCCACTGCATCTAGCAACCATCTTCTCAATCGCATCATCCAGCCTCCCATCTTCCCATCACACCCACTATTTCTTTCTCCAGCCAAACTATCTCCACCAGCCTGAACAATACCATCTCCGAGCCTCTCACAAGAACCAACTATATTCTATCGCGAGCCCAAGCTCGCTCCCAGATCATGGGGACAGGGCTATATGGGTATGTCGATCAAACCATTGCCGAGACACCAAAAACCATTGTTACCAAAACCTCCGAAGGGAAGGAACAAACCGTTCCTAATCCGGCCCATAGCCCTTGTCTTACTCAAGATGCAGCGGACATTCGGACAAGGAGGACGCAGAATAAGTCCGGTTGTGTCCGCTTCGGACCCAAATCTGACCCAATTTGCAACGAAAATGGGTCCAAACGCAAACAAAACGAACAGAAAATGGGAATGGGTGTCCGCTTGGGCATCTTTTTCGTCCGGGCGGACATAAACGGATGCGGCCGGACCAAATGGGTCGCcgcattggagatgctctaagagatTGGAAATTTTCTATGGACCTACCCGCAACCATGCTAGCTAGTAGTATGATGGATTGTTTTCGGTATGTCTGTCATCTGATCATCGATGTATGGTTGAGAGGCATTTGGTTCTCTTTAGCGATTTACACCAAAATATATTTTCCTAGACTTTCGACTGCTACAAAATTTAAGCCCCCAACTTGTTTTCTACTCTGCATTGAGAGGTTTGGGGTCTTGCCAAAAGTTGGAGGTGTTggtgctatttttattttattttatttttcaaaaatatatattttatttttgaggTGGCTGACCAAATTACCTCGATTGAGAAGTCTTTCAAGAAATCATTTTTGCTGGATTGAGGCTAATCCGAGGGGTTTTGCGTGCCTCTTTTGAAACGTCTTATGAACTACAACAGCATGATTGATCAACAAACGGTCACTCAAATATATCTGCATTTCCATAGCAAAGGTGCGAAGAAATATTGACTATTTCTCCTTTACTTGGTCTAGCCCAAGTATCACAACGATGAATGAATATATATAAATTCAGACCAAATTTACCATAAAGCAATTTGTAAGCATTTTGCTGGTAGATTAAAAAAACTGTCGAACTCATCTCTTGAATCAGAAAGAGAACCTCAGCTAATACATGCACGCATTATAAAATTTGCGAACTCCACACAAAAGCAAAATATTAAAAACTCAAGGACATAATCAACACTGAATAAATGGACGACATGAGTTACTGCTACATTATTACATCAAGCAGCCAAACAAACAACATTTAAAAATAGCAAATTTTAGTTATTCTGGATGTGTGCTGGCTCAGTTAGACGGTGCAGCGGCAGCCTCTCGTGCCTTGGCGAACTCAAGCAGCCTGCCCACGTCTGGCAGGGCCACCTTGGCCGCGTCGAGCTCGCTGAAGCGCTCCACCCATGCGGCCAGGAGCGGGGTCTTGGCGGCATCGAAGATCTTGTCACCGGACAACACCTCGGTCACCTTCATCCACGACAGCACGCCTCCCAGCGCAACGTCGACGAGCCCGAGGCCGTCGCCGCCGAAGAAGCCCCCTCCCTTGGAGCATTCCCTCAGGGCCCCTTCAAGAATCTCCACCGCCGCGAACGCCTGCTTCTTTCCCTCGGATTTCTCCTCCTCTGTCTTGCCACTCAACCACTGCCTTCATGGGGCTACCAGCTGAAACACGGAGAAAAATAATGGTCAAAGTTGCTCGTTCGATATCTAAAAGTAAAGGAACGGAGACAAGTAGTTCAAGTAAGTGAAGATAATTTAAACTTTGTCGTCAACGTAGGCCATCCAGAAGCGAGCAATGGCGCGCTCGTAGGGGTCCGCTGGGAGAAGGGACGGGCCGGTGCCGGCGAAGACTTCGTCAATGTACTGCAGAATGATCATGGACTCGCAGACCGGGGCGCCGTTGTGGATGAGCACTGGTATCTTCTTGTGCACCGGGTTGGACTTGAGGAGAAGCTCGCTCTTCTCGTACAGGTCCTCCTCCACGTCCTCGTAGCTCAGGCCCTTCAGGGCGAGTGCCGAGCAGCTTCAGGTCATCTCGTCCGGCCATCTCTAACTACCTCGATcgatgttgtgtgtgtgtgtgtgtgttttgaagACCACTGAGATTGCTTTAGCTGCTTGTGCTTGTGCTTATTTTTGATGGATGTTTCACAGGTGGATAAACTGTTTATATAGTGTCTATGGACAACATATGTATGCGTTATCCCTGATGCTACTTCGAGGACAGTGTCATCCGTGATGCCTGGGCGATGAGCATATGAGCCTGTGTCTACTAGTCCGGCTATGAATTTTTAAAACTTTTACTAAAAATCAGTTTCCTTCAATCAtgcttgactggagatgagtctgtcTTAATTACTAGTATTTTTTATGCACTACCTGCTGCTGCCCCCCATCGGGCAAGCCCTTCCGTCAGCACACCGTCCATCCAGATGTCAATTTTTCGACTTTGCTGCGAGCAGATGATTAAAAATACCGTAGCTACCCTCGTTTGAAATTACTTGTCATAAAAATagatataaaataaatatatttaGAAGTAAAATACGTTCAGAAACAATCATTTCTTCGTCAAGTATCTCCCAATGGAGAGAGTATTTACAATAAAATTCGCCTCATTTGTCACTGAATGTGGAGGTTGTATCTGAATTAAAATTTCAGttctgctaaagcacatctagatgtgctctaaggatTGCACATCTTAGTACTATGTCATTGATTTTATCTAAGACTCATGCAAGCATTTCTTTTGTCTTTTTCCTTTCTTTCTAGTTTAATTGACtcgcttagatgtgcaataactagggcaGACAAAACCTTAAAATTTCAATGACATAATTTAAAGAGACCACCTATTCAACTGTTGCCTTTTTTTTGTTGCTTTCGTCGATTTCGCTCAATCCAAACCTTCTGAAGATTCTTCTTGGCCagttccagatcaaggttgaggctgatcTGTTTCTTCTCCAACTCAGCAAACCGGGCCCCGAGCTCAAAAGATTTCTGCGGTCAGGAAACAAGGCAcgtcagtcgacagaaacaaagaTTAATCTCAGCAAAAAAAAGTGTTCTAAgactaccgctgaatcaaaatattcaacagtagtctcgcggactacgcccagtgggtgcacttagcgtgtccCCACTGGTCCAGTTTACCACTCAGCATGGTCTGCCAAGCATGAGTATGCAAAAAAAATAGAGGGATTCTCAGACgccagccgactgccagcagtcgactgtggtctcggggactacacctaattggtgcactctgcgtgcccccgctGGTCTGGATTCCACTCGAAACAAGCTATTCAACCGAGTGAAAGAACAATGAAGTGACATTCGACAAAGACCCCCGTCGAATCAAACATCCGACGGCGGTCTcgtggactacacccagtgggtgcactttgtgtgcccccactggttcagagatACACTCGACTCAATTTGGTCGACCCAAGTAGAAGAGTTATTCAACACCAAgttaaaacacccagtgggtgattaaatGAAAAATGCagactcatgatagatgcacataaaaggttccaaaacgctcatccaGAGACATCTTACGGACAGTGAAGCAGCAGCTACAGCTACTATATCATAGCAAGGCAAAAATCAAATTGAGAGATAAGTCCGAAATCAACTGACCTTGACATTAACATGCAGAGCAGAGCTGGTGTTGTAGGCAGCCTGGcaggcctcatgcaccaccttcatctgctccatcataacATTTTCTTGGAGTATGGCTTCCTTGGCGGCACCCGTCGGGTCATCTGGAGTGTGATGTGCAGCAAAGAGCGATGATGGCAGTACAGTCGGAGCAATCACAGGATCTGAAGCATGGAGTTGTGCAGGAGAAGCAGAGACTTGAGCAACCGACGCCGAGGGACGGTCAGTCGGCACAAGATTGGCAAAAGAAACAGTGGCCTAAGTCGGATCTCCGAATCACTGGACCACCGTCTCTGGTGCCGATGTCGACTGAGGCTCCTGGCCTACAACCGTCCTCCCGCTCAAAGACCTGCCCCTCCTTCTTGTATTCTTCTAAGGCGCTTCTTCATCGTCGTTTGGAAGTTCAATGACGTCCCGTGGGGCTACACAAAATGCAACCATAGAGACTCAATTGACCAACAATTCAGTCGACAAAACAAGCACAAGATTACAGGATCGTACCAGCTTTGGAAGTAGCCGCATCTTCAGTCTCCTCACCATCTTAAGCCTTGTCAATATCCATGGAAGTCCCGGAAGTTGCAGAACTGAAAAATTCATAGCCCACTCGGTCATAGCAGAAGTATGAGTCAGTAggaaaacaaagagagacagaacaCTCACACAAAAGCGAcgggaacgtccatcttgatcctgggcaaggtcttccgaggctttgaaggggcaaccttgggctgcttggtgacCTTTTCTGACGGCTCCGGTCCGAGTGCGCTTATGCACTTGCGTGCTTGGAGCCACAGCCTTGTTGCGCCCGACCGCTGGATCATGAGACTGCTTGGATCGGTGCTCTGTGCGAGGTGGTGAGTCGACCTCCTCTTCTTTGTCATCCGACTCATCactctcttcctcatcatcatcatcatcaggagaTTGCCAGTCGGCGCTCTCCTCTGTGCTATCCGCTTCCTCCTGGACTTGCTCCTGGGCTTGCTCCCCGTTCGACATCGAATACATCTTAGTATAGACCTGCAAGGCAAGAAGTTAATCAAACATCAGTCAAATTCAAAGACGGTTGCAAGACAAAATGAAGTACACTCGGTAATAAGGATCGGACCTTGTCCGGCTGGTTGTCAGCGTCGAATGGATCCACTCTCCTGGCCCTCCTAGGGTTATCTTTGTTTCTGGTAATGCTCTTCAGCCACAGG is drawn from Triticum dicoccoides isolate Atlit2015 ecotype Zavitan chromosome 6B, WEW_v2.0, whole genome shotgun sequence and contains these coding sequences:
- the LOC119325369 gene encoding probable glutathione S-transferase GSTU6 isoform X2 produces the protein MAGRDDLKLLGTWPSPFVTRVKLALALKGLSYEDVEEDLYKKSELLLKSNPVHKKIPVLIHNGAPVCESMIILQYIDEVFAGTGPSLLPADPYERAIARFWMAYVDDKLVAPWRQWLRGKTEEEKSEGKKQAFAAVEILEGALRECSKGGGFFGGDGVGLVDVALGGVLSWMKVTEVLSGDKIFEAAKTPLLAAWVERFIELDAAAAALPDVARLLEFAKAREAAAAASK
- the LOC119325369 gene encoding probable glutathione S-transferase GSTU6 isoform X1; translation: MAGRDDLKLLGTWPSPFVTRVKLALALKGLSYEDVEEDLYKKSELLLKSNPVHKKIPVLIHNGAPVCESMIILQYIDEVFAGTGPSLLPADPYERAIARFWMAYVDDKLVAPWRQWLRGKTEEEKSEGKKQAFAAVEILEGALRECSKGGGFFGGDGVGLVDVALGGVLSWMKVTEVLSGDKIFEAAKTPLLAAWVERFIELDAAAAALPDVARLLEFAKAREAAAAASKFYSEPLR